The following are encoded together in the Nocardioides thalensis genome:
- a CDS encoding M12 family metallo-peptidase: protein MTLGHRHIAALVSALTLCLVAAVLGAAGPPSAQADPDPGLPRLAAGTGSDVSVSAAVLRAAQVGDAFTLDLPGGAATAVVGYRDEQPQFTGFSGEIGDRGWFYAVVGPDGSVRIDVDLPDGVYTIDGGNDGSDDYVGRMQPTVPHEEVDDSVTPPVQAPVTTGPATDAGAAGRTRWIKVLMVYTPKAQDLVGGRKKIKMLARAGINQANTAFKNSRINARFVLVGIKNARSKEASLLKNLKSLWKRDGRFDRVPRWRNRARADLVQMISWKADPNGACGYGYLRPPSRYAYSITTARCALGAKGTAHELGHNLGADHDAAAGFKPTSKLPARGYVNLSRRWITVMAYWTKCTNAGVYCRKIPYFSNPKVKLKGARTGRFGKADNHVVINRRADEVQRFRK, encoded by the coding sequence GTGACCCTCGGACATCGCCATATCGCCGCCCTCGTCTCTGCTCTCACCCTCTGCCTCGTCGCCGCCGTGCTCGGCGCCGCAGGCCCACCCTCGGCCCAGGCCGACCCCGATCCGGGGCTGCCGCGGCTCGCCGCCGGCACCGGGTCCGACGTCTCCGTCAGCGCTGCGGTGCTGCGGGCGGCCCAGGTCGGTGACGCGTTCACGCTCGACCTCCCCGGCGGCGCCGCGACCGCGGTGGTCGGCTATCGGGACGAGCAGCCGCAGTTCACGGGCTTCTCGGGCGAGATCGGTGACCGCGGCTGGTTCTACGCCGTCGTCGGCCCCGACGGCAGCGTGCGGATCGACGTCGACCTTCCCGACGGCGTCTACACGATCGATGGCGGCAACGACGGCAGCGACGACTACGTCGGCCGCATGCAGCCCACCGTCCCCCACGAGGAGGTCGACGACTCCGTCACGCCGCCGGTCCAGGCTCCGGTGACCACCGGTCCCGCCACCGACGCGGGTGCCGCCGGACGCACGCGCTGGATCAAGGTCCTGATGGTCTACACGCCGAAGGCCCAGGACCTCGTGGGCGGCCGGAAGAAGATCAAGATGCTGGCCCGGGCCGGCATCAACCAGGCCAACACTGCCTTCAAGAACTCCCGCATCAACGCGCGGTTCGTGCTCGTCGGCATCAAGAACGCCCGGTCCAAGGAGGCCTCGCTCCTCAAGAACCTGAAGTCGCTCTGGAAGCGTGACGGGCGGTTCGACCGGGTGCCGCGCTGGCGCAACCGTGCGCGCGCCGACCTGGTGCAGATGATCTCGTGGAAGGCCGACCCGAACGGCGCCTGTGGCTACGGCTACCTCCGGCCGCCGTCCCGCTACGCCTACTCGATCACGACCGCGAGGTGCGCGCTCGGCGCCAAGGGCACCGCCCACGAGCTCGGCCACAACCTCGGCGCCGACCACGACGCGGCAGCGGGCTTCAAGCCGACCTCGAAGCTGCCGGCCCGGGGCTACGTCAACCTCAGCCGCCGCTGGATCACCGTCATGGCGTACTGGACCAAGTGCACCAACGCCGGCGTCTACTGCCGCAAGATCCCCTACTTCTCCAACCCGAAGGTGAAGCTCAAGGGAGCTCGCACGGGCCGGTTCGGCAAGGCCGACAACCACGTGGTCATCAACCGGCGGGCCGACGAGGTGCAGCGCTTCCGCAAGTGA
- a CDS encoding serine hydrolase, which translates to MIRPAAAALAAVLLLSSCDGAEPAPPPASSPPSAERPPVFLASDVPDGSSGSLVAVADGEVVACEGWGESDREAGTPSGCDTIYDIGSVSKQFTAAAVVKLQMQGLLSVTDTLGDFFADVPADKRGVTVRQLLTHTAGLVESLGDDYEPLDREEMISAALAADLVTRPGARYRYSNVGYSLLAAIVEEASGKDYEAYLAEELFGPAGMSQTGYVLPDWDQTDVAVEYDARNRAQGRPYDHPWADDGPYWNLRGNGGLLSTAHDMGRWLLALEGDDVLDERAKAELFHPRVLEQPGGETRYAYGWVVADTPLGPVTWHNGGNGWSYAELTRLPDSGAGLFWVTNQSRSSKDGWSLERLRPSLTETVAARLVED; encoded by the coding sequence GTGATCAGGCCGGCTGCCGCGGCGCTCGCGGCGGTGCTGCTGCTCTCGTCGTGCGACGGCGCGGAGCCGGCACCGCCGCCCGCGTCGTCGCCGCCGAGTGCCGAACGGCCGCCGGTGTTCCTGGCCTCCGACGTCCCCGACGGGTCGAGCGGGAGCCTGGTCGCCGTGGCCGACGGCGAGGTGGTGGCCTGCGAGGGCTGGGGCGAGAGCGACCGCGAGGCGGGCACGCCGAGCGGCTGCGACACCATCTACGACATCGGCTCGGTGAGCAAGCAGTTCACCGCCGCGGCGGTGGTCAAGCTCCAGATGCAGGGGCTGCTGAGCGTCACCGACACCCTCGGCGACTTCTTCGCCGACGTGCCGGCGGACAAGCGTGGAGTGACCGTCCGCCAGCTGCTGACCCACACGGCCGGCCTGGTGGAGTCACTGGGCGACGACTACGAGCCTCTCGACCGCGAGGAGATGATCTCGGCCGCGCTGGCCGCCGACCTGGTGACACGGCCGGGTGCGCGCTACCGCTACTCCAACGTCGGCTACAGCCTGCTCGCCGCGATCGTCGAGGAGGCCTCCGGCAAGGACTACGAGGCATACCTGGCCGAGGAGCTGTTCGGGCCCGCCGGGATGTCGCAGACGGGCTACGTACTGCCTGACTGGGACCAGACCGACGTCGCGGTGGAGTACGACGCCCGCAACCGCGCGCAGGGGCGCCCCTACGACCATCCCTGGGCCGACGACGGTCCGTACTGGAACCTCCGCGGCAACGGAGGGCTGCTCTCCACCGCCCACGACATGGGCCGGTGGCTCCTGGCGCTGGAGGGCGACGACGTGCTCGACGAGCGCGCGAAGGCCGAGCTGTTCCACCCTCGGGTGCTGGAGCAGCCGGGCGGTGAGACGCGCTACGCCTACGGATGGGTGGTCGCCGACACGCCCCTGGGGCCGGTCACCTGGCACAACGGGGGCAACGGGTGGTCCTACGCCGAGCTCACCCGGCTGCCGGACAGCGGGGCGGGGCTGTTCTGGGTCACCAACCAGTCCCGCAGCTCAAAGGACGGCTGGAGCCTCGAGCGACTCCGCCCGTCGCTGACCGAGACAGTGGCAGCCCGGCTCGTCGAGGACTGA
- a CDS encoding TIGR04338 family metallohydrolase produces the protein MRDPDQRAVYAAEDQLLAWLDATDPDRPTVTIDGETYAPEVEPRFTDPEAAASYVAKVLGHLREHGKAYDSREQLDVSVRPRNGRTQAHYEPDTLTIAVPPFEVGGQWALRGLVVLHEIAHHLCGERDHGAAFRTTHLRLLEDIGQPVTADLLHLAYAREGLEQLDHRATDDTLAKIAKLLRQAEGTRNEHERDAFLARAQSLATRHSVALAVARAHTARQERRDQPVSEHYRIGERGKRGLARYVRLLVNIAHANDLRCTINSDSTAVTMYGFATDIAVTRALYESLLVQMVSDCERYLASPDRDTTVAWDRKARKYVERPVATITARLAFYEAYGIRIGERLQEARDAAVAAAVQGEESTASGPTGQRGPSGSGSTAIALRQKELDVHDYFADALRRNNIRGTWSGDRRSAMDSAPTAAHEGDRAAQRARLGDEKALGEAG, from the coding sequence ATGAGGGATCCCGACCAGCGGGCGGTCTACGCCGCCGAGGACCAGCTGCTCGCCTGGCTCGACGCGACCGACCCCGACCGGCCGACGGTCACGATCGACGGCGAGACCTACGCGCCGGAGGTCGAGCCGCGCTTCACCGACCCGGAGGCCGCGGCGTCGTACGTCGCGAAGGTGCTCGGCCACCTGCGCGAGCACGGGAAGGCCTACGACAGCCGCGAGCAGCTGGACGTGTCCGTGCGACCGCGCAACGGCCGCACCCAGGCCCACTACGAGCCCGACACGCTGACCATCGCGGTGCCGCCGTTCGAGGTCGGCGGCCAGTGGGCGCTGCGCGGCTTGGTGGTGCTCCACGAGATCGCCCACCACCTGTGCGGCGAGCGCGACCACGGCGCCGCGTTCCGCACCACCCACCTCCGGCTGCTGGAGGACATCGGCCAGCCCGTGACCGCCGACCTGCTCCACCTCGCCTACGCGCGCGAGGGCCTCGAGCAGCTCGACCACCGCGCCACCGACGACACCCTCGCCAAGATCGCCAAGCTGCTGCGGCAGGCCGAGGGCACCCGCAACGAGCACGAGCGCGACGCGTTCCTCGCCCGGGCGCAGAGCCTGGCCACGCGCCACTCCGTCGCGCTCGCCGTCGCGCGCGCCCACACCGCCCGGCAGGAGCGCCGCGACCAGCCGGTGTCCGAGCACTACCGCATCGGCGAGCGGGGCAAGCGCGGGCTGGCGCGCTACGTGCGCCTGCTCGTCAACATCGCCCACGCCAACGACCTGCGGTGCACGATCAACAGCGACTCCACCGCAGTGACGATGTACGGCTTCGCCACCGACATCGCCGTCACCCGCGCGCTCTACGAGTCGCTCCTCGTGCAGATGGTCTCCGACTGCGAGCGCTACCTCGCCTCCCCCGACCGCGACACCACGGTCGCGTGGGACCGCAAGGCCCGCAAGTACGTCGAGCGCCCGGTCGCCACGATCACCGCCCGACTCGCCTTCTACGAGGCCTACGGGATCCGCATCGGCGAGCGGCTGCAGGAGGCGCGCGACGCAGCGGTGGCCGCCGCCGTGCAGGGCGAGGAGTCCACGGCGTCCGGTCCGACCGGTCAGCGTGGTCCGTCGGGGTCCGGCTCGACCGCGATCGCCCTGCGGCAGAAGGAGCTCGACGTGCACGACTACTTCGCCGACGCGCTCCGCCGCAACAACATCCGCGGCACCTGGTCGGGCGACCGCCGGTCGGCCATGGACTCGGCGCCGACCGCCGCCCACGAGGGCGATCGGGCCGCGCAACGGGCGCGCCTGGGCGACGAGAAGGCGCTCGGCGAGGCGGGCTGA
- a CDS encoding FAD-dependent oxidoreductase has translation MTSRNEYDAVVVGAGHNGLTAAAYLARAGLSVLVLERLPHVGGAAISTEPFAGTSARLSRYSYLVSLMPDRIVADLGLDLRLESRTTASYTPVLRDGKPGGLLVERAEGEETRKSFEELTGSPQDYRSWRDFYNDLGALARAVAPTLLEPLPRTPDIRAQVPRHIWDDVVERPIGEVIERRFADDTVRGIVATDALIGTFASLHDPTLVQNRCFLYHLIGNGTGEWRVPVGGMGAVTDALHRAATKAGAEIVTGAGVSAIRPGATAEDGAEVVWHDGQDERAVRARHVLANVAPWVLHILLGEPEDAEAKPEGAQLKINLLLDRLPRLRSGVDPAVAFAGTLHLAEDYSTLEAAYVAAASGKLPDPLPGEVYCHTLTDPSILGKGAPEGRHTLTYFGLHTPARLFADDPEATKAEAVRRALASLDAHLVDPIEDCLARDADGNPCIEAKIPQDIEADVAMPGGHIFHGDLDWPWVTKRTRLETPAERWGVQTEIESVLLCGSGARRGGAVSGIAGHNAAQAVLESR, from the coding sequence GTGACCTCGAGGAACGAGTACGACGCCGTCGTCGTCGGTGCCGGGCACAACGGACTGACCGCCGCCGCCTACCTGGCGCGAGCCGGACTGTCGGTGCTGGTGCTCGAGCGACTCCCCCACGTGGGCGGCGCCGCGATCTCGACCGAGCCCTTCGCGGGCACGTCGGCGCGGCTCTCGCGCTACTCCTACCTGGTCTCGCTGATGCCCGACCGGATCGTCGCCGACCTCGGCCTGGACCTGCGGCTCGAGAGCCGGACGACCGCGTCCTACACCCCGGTGCTGCGTGACGGGAAGCCCGGCGGACTCCTGGTCGAGCGGGCGGAGGGCGAGGAGACCAGGAAGTCGTTCGAGGAGCTGACGGGCTCGCCCCAGGACTACCGGTCGTGGCGCGACTTCTACAACGACCTGGGCGCGCTCGCCCGGGCGGTCGCGCCGACCTTGCTGGAGCCGCTGCCGCGGACGCCGGACATCCGCGCCCAGGTGCCCCGCCACATCTGGGACGACGTGGTGGAGCGGCCGATCGGCGAGGTGATCGAGCGGCGCTTCGCCGACGACACGGTGCGCGGCATCGTCGCGACCGATGCGCTGATCGGCACGTTCGCGTCCCTGCACGACCCGACCCTGGTGCAGAACCGCTGCTTCCTCTACCACCTCATCGGCAACGGCACCGGCGAGTGGCGGGTGCCCGTGGGCGGCATGGGCGCGGTCACCGACGCCCTCCACCGGGCGGCGACGAAGGCCGGCGCGGAGATCGTCACCGGAGCCGGCGTCAGCGCGATCCGGCCCGGCGCCACCGCGGAGGACGGCGCCGAGGTGGTCTGGCACGACGGGCAGGACGAGCGCGCCGTACGCGCCCGGCACGTCCTGGCCAACGTCGCGCCCTGGGTCCTGCACATCCTGCTCGGCGAGCCCGAGGACGCCGAGGCCAAGCCCGAAGGAGCGCAGCTCAAGATCAACCTGCTGCTCGACCGGCTCCCCCGGCTCAGGTCCGGGGTCGACCCGGCAGTGGCGTTCGCGGGCACCCTGCACCTCGCCGAGGACTACTCCACGCTCGAGGCGGCCTACGTCGCCGCGGCCTCGGGGAAGCTGCCCGATCCGCTGCCCGGCGAGGTCTACTGCCACACGCTGACGGACCCGTCGATCCTCGGCAAGGGCGCCCCGGAGGGCCGGCACACGCTGACCTACTTCGGCCTGCACACGCCGGCGCGGCTCTTCGCCGACGACCCCGAGGCCACGAAGGCGGAGGCCGTACGCCGCGCGCTGGCCTCCCTCGACGCCCACCTGGTCGACCCGATCGAGGACTGCCTGGCGCGCGACGCGGACGGCAACCCGTGCATCGAGGCGAAGATCCCGCAGGACATCGAGGCCGACGTCGCGATGCCCGGCGGCCACATCTTCCACGGCGACCTGGACTGGCCCTGGGTGACCAAGCGGACCCGGCTGGAGACGCCGGCCGAGCGGTGGGGCGTGCAGACCGAGATCGAGAGCGTGCTGCTCTGCGGCTCCGGCGCGCGCCGGGGTGGCGCGGTCTCCGGGATCGCGGGCCACAACGCGGCCCAGGCGGTCCTGGAGTCGAGGTAG
- a CDS encoding penicillin acylase family protein translates to MASLYRDAYGVPHLRAESVAALARLQGEVTARDRTWQVEWLRRRATGTTAEVLGAAGLSWDRFSRRMRTVETAQRAHATCGDETRAFLAAYVDGLNAGLETVDPADVPELADLGVGARAWEPWMPLATFLAQHLLFANIGGLLWKALADDVLGADARFLSSEEPTASGSNAWAAGGARTASGFPLIGGDPHRNIEQPGVYQQVRLACEDPDDPFDVVGFSFVGVPGVQHFAHAGEVAWAITNACADYQDVRPEPAPVVVDSRTETIAVRDGEAVEVAVDRTAWGLVFQDGWSVRTSSWELGDLGFDALLPLLRARTVDDVDAALDRWVEPVNNAVIADRAGQVRYRIAGRVPVRDEAGEWTGWLAEPNRAEVPADGTVVTANERRGPESERIGSVFAAPWRAARIRALLDGADGLDTEAFVRIHNDTLLQTVPVVTALVPGAFDGWDGRMDADSGDAARYAAFRSALVRRIAAAPVFEKLAEHSHEDVLAPWLDATYRIGTSLPRLANEAVAGTAPFGLDLFALAREALAEVDAGTVPETWGDTHVVEPIHALGRDDVPALPVSGDADCVRCCISYAAITDACSRGSVARYVWDLADREAGGWVVPTGASGLPHDLHHHDQLALWAAGELAPIVTDWSRLTPG, encoded by the coding sequence ATGGCGAGCCTCTACCGCGATGCGTACGGCGTCCCGCACCTGCGCGCCGAGTCGGTCGCCGCGCTCGCGCGGCTCCAGGGCGAGGTCACCGCGCGCGACCGCACCTGGCAGGTCGAGTGGCTGCGGCGCCGCGCCACGGGCACCACGGCGGAGGTGCTCGGCGCGGCCGGGCTCTCGTGGGACCGCTTCTCGCGCCGGATGCGCACCGTCGAGACCGCGCAGCGCGCGCACGCCACGTGCGGCGACGAGACGCGGGCGTTCCTGGCGGCGTACGTCGACGGGCTCAACGCCGGTCTCGAGACGGTCGACCCGGCCGACGTGCCCGAGCTCGCCGACCTCGGCGTCGGCGCGCGCGCGTGGGAGCCGTGGATGCCGCTGGCGACGTTCCTCGCCCAGCACCTGCTCTTCGCCAACATCGGCGGCCTGCTCTGGAAGGCGCTCGCCGACGACGTGCTCGGCGCCGACGCGCGCTTCCTCTCCAGCGAGGAGCCGACGGCGTCGGGGAGCAACGCGTGGGCGGCCGGTGGCGCCCGCACCGCCAGCGGCTTCCCGCTCATCGGCGGCGACCCGCACCGCAACATCGAGCAGCCCGGCGTCTACCAGCAGGTGCGGCTCGCGTGCGAGGACCCGGACGACCCGTTCGACGTGGTCGGCTTCTCGTTCGTCGGCGTGCCCGGGGTCCAGCACTTCGCCCATGCCGGCGAGGTCGCGTGGGCGATCACCAACGCGTGCGCCGACTACCAGGACGTCCGTCCGGAGCCGGCTCCCGTGGTCGTCGACTCCCGCACCGAGACGATCGCCGTGCGCGACGGCGAGGCGGTCGAGGTCGCGGTCGACCGCACCGCGTGGGGCCTGGTCTTCCAGGACGGCTGGTCGGTCCGCACGTCGTCGTGGGAGCTGGGCGACCTCGGCTTCGACGCGCTCCTCCCGCTCCTGCGCGCCCGCACCGTCGACGACGTCGACGCCGCGCTCGACCGGTGGGTGGAGCCGGTCAACAACGCGGTGATCGCCGACCGAGCGGGGCAGGTGCGCTACCGGATCGCCGGCCGGGTCCCGGTCCGGGACGAGGCAGGGGAGTGGACCGGCTGGCTCGCGGAGCCCAACCGCGCCGAGGTGCCCGCCGACGGCACCGTCGTGACGGCCAACGAGCGGCGCGGCCCCGAGAGCGAGCGCATCGGCTCGGTGTTCGCCGCGCCCTGGCGCGCGGCGCGGATCCGTGCCCTGCTCGACGGCGCCGACGGTCTCGACACCGAGGCGTTCGTCCGGATCCACAACGACACGCTGCTCCAGACCGTGCCCGTCGTGACGGCGCTGGTGCCGGGTGCGTTCGACGGCTGGGACGGCCGGATGGACGCCGACTCCGGCGACGCCGCGCGCTACGCCGCCTTCCGGTCCGCGCTCGTACGGCGGATCGCCGCCGCGCCGGTGTTCGAGAAGCTGGCGGAGCACTCCCACGAGGACGTGCTGGCGCCGTGGCTCGACGCGACCTACCGGATCGGCACGTCGCTGCCGCGGCTCGCCAACGAGGCGGTGGCCGGCACCGCGCCGTTCGGGCTCGATCTGTTCGCGCTCGCCCGCGAGGCGCTGGCCGAGGTCGACGCGGGCACCGTGCCGGAGACCTGGGGAGACACTCACGTCGTGGAGCCGATCCACGCGCTCGGCCGCGACGACGTGCCGGCGCTGCCGGTGTCGGGTGACGCCGACTGTGTGCGGTGCTGCATCTCCTACGCAGCGATCACCGACGCGTGCAGCCGCGGCTCGGTCGCGCGCTACGTCTGGGACCTCGCCGATCGCGAGGCCGGTGGATGGGTGGTGCCCACCGGGGCCTCCGGGCTCCCGCACGACCTGCACCACCACGACCAGCTCGCGCTCTGGGCGGCGGGCGAGCTGGCACCGATCGTGACCGACTGGTCGCGGCTCACGCCGGGGTGA
- a CDS encoding bifunctional helix-turn-helix transcriptional regulator/GNAT family N-acetyltransferase, whose translation MTTTEVLRRFNRTYTQRIGVLDESFLGTGRPLAVSRLLFEVGAVDGGTTVRDLRSRLGLDSAYVSRMLRRLEREGLVETLPDPDDNRRRIVRLTDAGLAERAELDRRSDELAARLVEPLTSRQRDRLAEALATADVLVRAATVELREVPPDDPLGRAALGRYLDEIGSRFPGGYRHDGPVAAEPGSTYVLATSDGEPVAYGGLRPAPGVGDDAVELKRMWVHPGWRGAGLGGRMLRHLEAMAAARGAARIVLDTNGVLSEAIGMYERAGYEAVERYPGSDPHATHFFAKRITPA comes from the coding sequence ATGACCACGACCGAGGTGCTCCGGCGCTTCAACCGCACCTACACCCAGCGGATCGGCGTGCTCGACGAGTCCTTCCTCGGCACCGGTCGCCCGCTCGCGGTCTCCCGCCTGCTGTTCGAGGTCGGGGCCGTCGACGGCGGCACGACGGTGCGCGACCTCCGGAGCCGCCTGGGCCTGGACTCGGCGTACGTCTCGCGCATGCTGCGCCGCCTCGAGCGCGAGGGACTCGTCGAGACCCTGCCCGACCCCGACGACAACCGGCGCCGGATCGTACGGCTCACCGACGCCGGCCTGGCCGAGCGTGCCGAGCTCGACCGCCGCTCCGACGAGCTCGCCGCCCGGCTGGTGGAGCCGCTCACCTCACGGCAGCGGGACCGGCTGGCCGAGGCCCTCGCCACCGCCGACGTGCTGGTCCGCGCGGCCACCGTCGAGCTGCGCGAGGTGCCGCCCGACGACCCGCTCGGCCGCGCGGCGCTCGGGCGCTACCTGGACGAGATCGGCAGCCGCTTCCCGGGCGGCTACCGCCACGACGGACCGGTCGCGGCCGAGCCGGGGTCGACGTACGTCCTCGCGACCAGCGACGGCGAGCCGGTGGCGTACGGCGGGCTGCGCCCCGCGCCGGGCGTCGGCGACGACGCCGTGGAGCTCAAACGGATGTGGGTGCACCCGGGGTGGCGGGGCGCCGGGCTCGGCGGGCGGATGCTGCGGCACCTGGAGGCGATGGCCGCGGCGCGCGGCGCGGCGCGGATCGTCCTCGACACCAACGGCGTGCTGTCCGAGGCGATCGGGATGTACGAGCGGGCCGGCTACGAGGCCGTCGAGCGCTACCCGGGCAGCGACCCGCACGCGACGCACTTCTTCGCCAAGCGGATCACCCCGGCGTGA
- the orn gene encoding oligoribonuclease has product MSERLVWIDCEMTGLDLVNDALIEVAALVTDFDLNVLGEGVDIIIKPPAESLDQMIEFVRTMHENSGLLDELADGVTLEEAEQQVMAYIREHCGAESRPPLAGNTVATDRGFLARDMPELDAFLHYRIVDVSSIKELARRWYPRAYFSAPTKRGNHRALADIQESIEELRYYRDTIFVPLPGPASDAAKEAAARHGGSITGLSADTDSAAGH; this is encoded by the coding sequence GTGAGTGAACGCCTGGTGTGGATCGACTGTGAGATGACCGGCCTCGACCTGGTCAACGACGCCCTGATCGAGGTCGCAGCGCTGGTGACCGACTTCGACCTCAACGTGCTGGGCGAGGGCGTCGACATCATCATCAAGCCGCCCGCCGAGTCGCTCGACCAGATGATCGAGTTCGTCCGCACCATGCACGAGAACTCCGGCCTGCTCGACGAGCTCGCCGACGGCGTGACGCTCGAGGAGGCCGAGCAGCAGGTGATGGCCTACATCCGCGAGCACTGCGGGGCCGAGAGCCGGCCGCCGCTGGCGGGCAACACCGTCGCCACCGACCGCGGGTTCCTCGCCCGCGACATGCCCGAGCTCGATGCGTTCCTGCACTACCGCATCGTCGACGTGTCCTCGATCAAGGAGCTCGCGCGCCGCTGGTACCCCCGCGCCTACTTCAGTGCGCCGACCAAGCGGGGCAACCACCGGGCGCTCGCTGACATCCAGGAGAGCATCGAGGAGCTGCGCTACTACCGCGACACGATCTTCGTGCCGCTGCCCGGCCCGGCGTCCGACGCGGCCAAGGAGGCGGCCGCGCGCCACGGCGGCTCCATCACCGGACTGAGCGCCGACACCGATTCTGCGGCCGGCCACTGA
- a CDS encoding MauE/DoxX family redox-associated membrane protein, translating to MRRESVLAWGGLVARLVTGGVWLFAGLLKVTEPDASIAAVRAYELLPSWAVEPVGLALPAVEIAVGLALVLGVLTRGAAALSALLFVAFIVGIASVWARGMEIDCGCFGGGGAEPGATSDYPWEIARDALLLLLSLFVVVVRRTRLSLDTVLFPERSSTDG from the coding sequence GTGCGGAGGGAGTCGGTGCTGGCCTGGGGTGGCCTCGTCGCCCGGCTCGTCACCGGCGGGGTCTGGCTGTTCGCGGGCCTGCTCAAGGTCACCGAGCCGGACGCGAGCATCGCTGCCGTGCGCGCCTACGAACTGCTGCCGTCGTGGGCGGTCGAGCCCGTGGGGCTCGCGCTGCCCGCCGTCGAGATCGCGGTCGGCCTGGCCCTGGTGCTGGGGGTGCTCACCCGCGGCGCCGCCGCGCTCTCGGCGCTCCTGTTCGTCGCGTTCATCGTCGGCATCGCGTCGGTGTGGGCGCGCGGCATGGAGATCGACTGCGGCTGCTTCGGAGGTGGCGGGGCCGAGCCCGGCGCCACGTCGGACTACCCGTGGGAGATCGCGCGCGACGCCTTACTCCTGCTGCTGTCCCTGTTCGTTGTCGTGGTGCGGCGTACCAGGCTGTCCCTCGACACCGTGTTGTTTCCAGAACGGAGTTCCACCGATGGCTGA
- a CDS encoding DsbA family protein translates to MAEKPISKAEARAAKAAEMRAAQQKRERNRRLLTIGGVLLVIVAIVVGSVVISQLSDDPATAGDSEYGVAIGPEDAPHEIVIYEDFLCPFCGELERESAKELARLAEEGKVRVEYRPFELLSQIGDYSMRATNAFAVVLEEEGEEVAKAYHDLLFENQPPEDPDQFLSDDELVDLAVEAGADEDAVRGGIEGLEQEDWVDDATAAAKEAGVSGTPTVVLDGDEVQGFSSIDDLVNQLVEAVQ, encoded by the coding sequence ATGGCTGAGAAGCCGATATCCAAGGCCGAGGCGCGCGCCGCCAAGGCCGCCGAGATGCGCGCGGCGCAGCAGAAGCGCGAGCGCAACCGGCGCCTCCTGACCATCGGCGGCGTGCTGCTGGTGATCGTCGCGATCGTCGTGGGGTCGGTGGTGATCTCCCAGCTGTCCGACGACCCGGCGACCGCGGGCGACTCCGAGTACGGCGTCGCGATCGGCCCCGAGGACGCTCCGCACGAGATCGTGATCTACGAGGACTTCCTCTGCCCGTTCTGCGGGGAGCTCGAGCGGGAGAGCGCCAAGGAGCTCGCGCGACTCGCGGAGGAGGGCAAGGTGCGGGTCGAGTACCGACCCTTCGAGCTGCTGTCGCAGATCGGCGACTACTCGATGCGCGCCACCAACGCGTTCGCTGTCGTGCTCGAGGAGGAGGGCGAGGAGGTCGCCAAGGCGTACCACGACCTGCTCTTCGAGAACCAGCCACCGGAGGACCCCGACCAGTTCCTCAGCGACGACGAGCTCGTCGACCTGGCCGTCGAAGCGGGCGCCGACGAGGACGCCGTCCGGGGCGGGATCGAGGGCCTCGAGCAGGAAGACTGGGTCGACGACGCGACCGCCGCCGCCAAGGAGGCCGGCGTCAGCGGGACCCCGACGGTGGTGCTCGACGGCGACGAGGTCCAGGGTTTCTCCAGCATCGACGACCTCGTGAACCAGCTGGTCGAGGCGGTCCAGTGA